Proteins co-encoded in one Candidatus Methanomethylophilaceae archaeon genomic window:
- a CDS encoding leucine-rich repeat domain-containing protein, whose protein sequence is MWSFPSDLQGSRWAPAAAIALALVAVLAAVSLAEGAEASPDQFTADGIEYEVVDAEKRLAGITGHSGIIRQVFGTVIYNGDEWTVASVGESAFQGCESLVTADLPGATSVGDYAFEGCKYLRSAALGSVTAVGAHAFEGCDLRSLSLPSAGSVGGSAFRGCGSLETVDLPSAGSVGVGAFQNCGSLSSVYLPSAGSVGVGAFGDCYFLQHIIFSDSLGSVGGGAFSVHFYSGDTELDLDADSLRGREFVGDGDGMLYEVFTEDYVHYKVLPENEVSAIGFEGSPEILAVPSSVARNGKEYFPVSIAEYAFAECATAKKVTIGDHVTEIGFNALGCPYLEEIEVGPGNMTLESVEGVLYGEGGETLLRFPAAKQTVVFSEGVAEIAAGAFYGAGAALKAGGQDGKYFRYVKIPASVTKIGDSAFEGSTLECLKFSGGTVSLDDFAFAYCYSLTYAVFNAEFVSVAKYAFDGCVFYDGGAVMAVGDAIAGHKFTGDGSGHLDLYVPPLRGTIVSGDVKYRITSNDGAMTVSAVRIADESATELVIPASISYLGFEWEVASIASKAFMGNGKLESVTIGADVGYRAFSRCPNLTHVDLAGASSVGSYAFSGCKALETVSNGGSLISIGTSAFSGCSSLFRIDLFSVQSVGKHAFYCCSSLTKANLGSAESIGYGAFSGTDLRDVVFGSSLKSVDPKAFFGYAFYDASDNKIKATAENLGKHHFTGEGKALSLEY, encoded by the coding sequence ATGTGGTCATTTCCATCCGATCTTCAGGGCAGCCGGTGGGCCCCGGCCGCCGCGATCGCCCTGGCGCTGGTTGCCGTCCTGGCCGCCGTCTCCCTCGCGGAGGGCGCAGAGGCGAGTCCAGACCAATTCACTGCGGACGGCATCGAATACGAAGTGGTAGACGCAGAAAAGCGTCTCGCAGGGATAACCGGGCATTCCGGCATAATCCGCCAGGTCTTCGGCACCGTGATTTACAACGGGGACGAATGGACGGTGGCCTCCGTGGGGGAAAGCGCCTTCCAGGGCTGCGAGTCGCTGGTTACCGCGGATCTGCCGGGGGCGACATCCGTGGGGGACTACGCCTTCGAGGGCTGCAAATATCTAAGGAGCGCTGCCCTTGGTTCTGTGACTGCTGTGGGCGCACACGCCTTCGAGGGCTGCGATCTTAGGTCGTTGAGCCTGCCCTCGGCCGGATCCGTGGGGGGCAGCGCCTTCCGGGGCTGCGGCTCCCTGGAGACCGTTGACCTGCCCTCGGCCGGATCCGTGGGGGTCGGCGCCTTCCAGAACTGTGGCTCCCTGAGTTCTGTGTACCTGCCCTCGGCCGGATCCGTGGGGGTCGGCGCCTTCGGGGACTGCTACTTCCTTCAGCACATCATTTTCTCTGACTCTCTGGGGAGCGTCGGAGGGGGCGCTTTCAGCGTGCACTTCTACAGCGGTGACACGGAGCTTGATCTCGACGCCGATTCCCTCCGCGGAAGGGAGTTCGTGGGAGACGGCGACGGCATGCTCTACGAGGTGTTCACCGAAGATTACGTGCACTACAAAGTGCTCCCCGAGAACGAGGTCTCCGCCATAGGCTTCGAGGGGAGCCCGGAAATCCTGGCCGTGCCCTCGTCCGTAGCGCGCAACGGCAAGGAATACTTCCCCGTTTCGATCGCCGAATATGCCTTCGCGGAATGCGCCACGGCGAAGAAGGTCACAATCGGCGATCACGTCACCGAAATAGGGTTCAACGCCCTCGGATGCCCCTATCTCGAGGAGATAGAGGTCGGCCCGGGCAACATGACATTAGAGTCCGTCGAAGGCGTCCTCTACGGCGAGGGGGGAGAGACGCTCCTGAGGTTCCCGGCCGCCAAGCAGACGGTCGTGTTTTCCGAAGGCGTGGCCGAGATCGCCGCCGGGGCGTTCTACGGCGCCGGGGCCGCACTGAAGGCCGGCGGCCAGGACGGCAAGTACTTCCGCTACGTGAAGATCCCCGCCTCCGTCACGAAGATCGGGGACAGCGCCTTCGAGGGGAGCACCCTCGAGTGCCTCAAGTTCTCGGGCGGCACGGTCTCTTTGGATGACTTTGCCTTCGCATATTGCTACAGCCTCACCTACGCCGTGTTCAACGCGGAGTTCGTGAGCGTCGCGAAATACGCGTTCGATGGATGCGTGTTCTACGACGGCGGCGCCGTGATGGCCGTCGGGGATGCCATCGCGGGCCACAAGTTCACCGGGGACGGCAGCGGGCATCTCGATCTATACGTCCCGCCCCTCAGGGGGACCATCGTGAGCGGGGACGTGAAGTACAGGATAACATCCAACGACGGCGCCATGACCGTGTCCGCGGTCCGCATCGCCGACGAAAGCGCGACCGAGCTGGTAATCCCCGCGTCCATATCCTATCTGGGGTTCGAGTGGGAGGTCGCCTCCATAGCCTCCAAGGCCTTCATGGGGAACGGCAAACTGGAATCCGTCACCATCGGCGCCGACGTCGGGTACAGGGCCTTCTCCAGATGCCCCAATCTGACTCATGTCGATCTCGCCGGGGCCTCCTCCGTCGGATCGTACGCGTTCAGCGGGTGCAAGGCCCTGGAAACCGTGTCAAACGGTGGCTCCCTCATATCCATAGGAACGAGCGCGTTCAGCGGGTGCTCTTCCCTTTTTAGAATAGACCTCTTCAGCGTCCAATCCGTGGGGAAGCACGCATTCTACTGCTGCAGTTCCCTAACCAAAGCAAACCTGGGCAGCGCCGAGTCCATAGGCTACGGCGCGTTCAGCGGGACGGACCTGCGGGATGTCGTCTTCGGCTCTTCACTCAAGTCCGTCGACCCCAAGGCGTTCTTCGGATACGCCTTCTATGACGCCAGTGACAACAAGATCAAAGCCACCGCCGAGAACCTCGGCAAACATCACTTCACCGGCGAGGGCAAGGCCCTGAGTTTGGAATACTGA